The genome window GGAACAGCTCAAGACCCAGATCAGGGACCTGGAGATGTTCATCAGCTTCATCCAGGGTACAAACATCGTTCAAGTGGATCAGAggttcctgtttgtttccatgtcACAGTCGCTATTTCCTTTGTTGCTTTAATTGATGACTTTGCTTTTTCCTCCTAAAGATGAGGTTGGGAACCCTCTCTTATCAGACGGAGGACTCAGCCAGCAGCCGCAAGCAGCAGGGACCAATGCCAGAACTCCaggagtgaagaagaaaggTCAGTTTCAAAATCTACAGGTGAAGTTTGTAGTGATAAAACCAGGAGACGCCTGATGAGCTTACAGCTCTGTGCTCAAACATTACTGTGTTTCTATCTGTGAGCCACGTCGGGGTAAAGACACTGAGGAGTTGAGTTCTGCCAATAAAAGAAGTCACATTTTCCACTTGTGAGCTAAATTTAGCCTCTTTGAGTGTCTTAAGCAGGACAGACACTGTGCATTGTTATTCATCTTGTGGTAGCTCACACAATCCGTCTTTCAACAATCAAAATTCCAGCCAGAAATCCTGCCGATCATTATAAAAGAGATCATTATAAAAGGCAGCTTTGCTGGAGGTGGTGTTCAAAAccagcagtgctgctgtcaaatataaatatattcttCTGGTTCTCCACCTGTCACTGCAGTGGACCCAGAACAGGCCCAGAAGATGCGAGAGACCGGCCTGCAGCTGATCCAGAAAGCCCTCGCCGTGCTGCAAATCTTCGCTGCGAGCCAGTTTGGCTGCGCCCCGGGCCACATTCCTCAGAGCGTGTGGCCCCAGGAGTCGACAGGGCAGGACTACGGGCCCCTGCTGCAGCGTCTGGAGGCGGCCGTCGATAAGGTGCGAGTGCTGGGCTCTTGCAGACAGCCCTCCCTCGAACATGTCGTCAACTACACCAGCAACGCAGCTCTGGGACCTCGAGACGAGCTGACGACCTCTGTGAGGAAGGAGCTGGCGTTTGCTCTGAAAGACTTGTTGGCTCACGGCCTCTTCTCACCCTCCCAGACCATGAGCCTGGTGCTGGCACCCATCTCCTGCCTGCTGCCTTACAGACCAGCCCCACAGACAATGCACCCATGGGAACTCTTCGTTAAATACTACCACTCCAAAAACGGGAGGGCCTTCGTGGAGTCACCAGCCCGCCAGCTCTCACAGTCCTTCAGCCTGCCAATAGGGGGCGGCCCGGTGACGGTCACCCCTAAACAGTCTCTGCTGTGGGCCATTCACACTGTGCTGAAGGAGCACGGACGCTACAAACGAGGACCAGACACAGAGTTCAAAGCGCTGGTGTGCATGGCTCTGAACGAGCAGCGCTTGGTGTCGTGGCTCAACCTGCTCTGTAAGTCCGGGACTCTGATACACCCGCACTACCAGTCCTGGAGCTACATGGCCCAGACCGGCTTCGAAGGAGCCCTGCGAATCCTGGGCCGCATCAGCCACCTCAAATTCAACCTCCCGGTGGACCTGGCTGTTCGGCAGCTGAAGAATATAAAGGATGCTTTCTGAGGAGGgaccaaaaacagaagaaaccaatgaaaagtaaagaaacatcAGTCTCAGAAATCACGTATTTTCTCAGCTAAACGAGTCTGCTCTTACCTGGCATTCAGGACCAAAACAGTGACTTTGTGCTTGAAGTCTGTAACCTTATTCAAGGTTATTTAAGTAGCCACCCATTTAAGTAAAGTGCAAGTGTGTGATGTCTACAGTACATGCATGGATGACAATGTTCTGTGAGCTTCAGCCATAAGCAGCCATAATCTGCATATCCCACTATGTTTAAGATGCCAAAAGGTCAAGATGACAATGCTACTTTTACTGTAAACATGCCTTAGAATGGAGATTGAGATTACCTCATCTGTAGTGAAGCCTTCCTGACCTTTCCAACCTTTGCTCATCGTATCATTCCCAGCGTTTCTATTATAAAAACTTGATGCGGGTCCACGATTTCAGTGTCCCCGCATTCTGGTCAAATTTATCTGTGCTCaattcacagagttagatgtgGAAATATCGGGacaggagcgagagagagagagtgtcgAGCCAGAATATTTACACATCCTGACCGGACAGATTAAAATATGTTGCTCCTCAACAAACTGGTGATTACCGGATAACCAAACCCCCAGTGGTCCCCTTTTCATGCGATGGCCTAAGCtatgcagcagagagaggttGGGTCGGTACAGTAATCAGTACTGTAATGTCGTCACTTTGACAATccaggaagaaaaataatgtgcagAACACTTCTCGATACTGTGCGTCTACGCAGTAACCAAGAGCTTGTGATGTATTGGTCCTTGTTGGTGCTTGTACTGCTCCGTCGTTCACAGTGACTTCTGTCATTAGGCGATAAATCATGTGTAGCAGATTGGTTGATCGTAACGCTAAACAGCAGCACTCAGGTCAACTAGAAATGAGAGATGTCTTACAGTTGCCGTCATGATGCAAAGTGTCGTGTCACATTATGCAGCTGTTATGCGCTCTCAGCTCcatttttttgttctctcttcTTGCACGTTTTTTCAGGTGTGTGAACAGTTAGACCCTGTAtgaactgctgcttttctcctaTTCCAGGTGTAGTTCAGATTCAATGATGTTGTATGGGAGGGATTTATTTAATGATGTAAGCTTGCATCTCATATGTGACACGATTGTAGGATATAAAaggttcagtttttttcttgtttttccgagaaatttgtttttatcttcctGAGACAGCTGAGTTGCACGTATGATATccttaaatactgaatgtaCAAACCATAGATGCTATTAAACTGATGTTAGTTTATATCTGCTGTATGTTTCCCTGCAGTTTATGGGATTGAAACTCGTGATTGACAAGGCGTGCTGATAAAAGATTGCTGCGTTTTTATTTCCTTAGATGAAAATCTAATTCCATAACAGTGCACTTTGAGACTGACACCTACAgatgcattttattgtttattttatgttactGTGTCAATGGAAACTTTGTGTTCTGTTCAGCTGATGTGTAGTAAATataatgctttattttgtttccctttttcccattttgttgtgttttgttcagcTTTTATGTTGTGATTTATGTAAagagacatttatttattcGACAGCATGTTTTGGCTCAGCGCTGAAGTAGATAGAACATATCAGAAGACTTGTAGCTCCTGAACTGTAGTTGTTCagtcacacactgaaatatagaCACACTGAATCATTTAAATTGTGctatttgttatatttatttcattgctttaatcacaaaaaatatattgGGATATGTGAATTGTGTTAAGTTTTTTTCGTTTTTATCTTGTTTAATGCATCCCTGCAGCTgtaaatgaattaaacaaactAAATGAACCACTGTGTTGCTTATGAGTCTTTATCCTTTCAGTTTTAAAGAAATCCAGAAACAAAACTTTGCACATTATAGATAAtggtgtgattttttttaattgaaaactgtttattttccagctTCTCATGTAGAACAGTGAATATGTAAGACATCCATTGCATTTGTTAGATAAAAGATAAGTATTAGTTgatattaatcaataaaaagtaaaataattaaagtgCAAAGTACATAGCTAACCATATCTATAGTGGAATAGATTGTGAAAACCTGGACTTCTTGATCTGAAGTTCACCAAAATAAACCTGGTAAGtgagatgttttttgttttgttttgttttttcagctttgtaGCTTCTACAATAACTTTATGGTTTGTTTAATGAGCAAAATAATCATCCAGCATCCTCAAGAATGGTCATTAAAAAGTTCTATCATGTCTTTTCCATCTTTATAAACATCACAATTGTTGGTAACATCTACAAATCTTATACGATATAATAATATATACGTTTGTGGGATATTTACAATATAAGTTTCAGTAAAGTGTTAAATTTAATAGAAGTTACTTAACTGTTGCCACTGAATATAAATTCCATGCAAATTTTTCTTATGAAGTAATTTTCCTTTTGCTATAAAAATAATTccttatatttttatttcatggtttTTGTTAGGAGGTATTCGCAGATAAGAATTGTGTtgatttttctgatttgttttaatgaacTGTATTTAGGTACAATTTCAAGTATTTGCACTTGAGTATCCATTGTTATAGATTAAGCTACAAAACCATATGTAAATTAGTTACATTTGTGTTACTGTAACTAGCTACAACACAGAATGCTGAATAAAAAGAAGTGCATTTGTATTGATAATACaataatatttatataatacCATACTGACAGAGTCATTCGGCATAATGAATACTTTTAATTCTGATATTTTAAGCAGATTTTGTTGCTAATAtatgtgtacttttacttaagcgTTTGAATGCAGGGCGTTTGCTTGTCGGCTAACTGTATCTTGAGGTAGTGTCGCTTTAACTATTTCACTTAAGTGCAGtcttcatattttttatttctaaatgaatgtatttttcaaataaaatccTTAATCGAACATTTTCGTAACCAAAAAGAGCAGAACTCTCCTTACAAACAGAAAATTGCACCCGGAAGTGACGTAGTTTGTTCGGCAGGGTCAAAGTTGACAAAAACGCTCTTAACTTCCTTTCCTGTTAGCGGTGGCCGTAGAACAGCATCAGTGAGTGAAATTTCCCTTGAAACAATCTTAAACCATCGCTGCAAATCTGGCCATTTTTGTTGTTCTTATCATATCACACTACGACAATCACTCCTTTAATTGATATATGTATGCTATTTTCgtgtatttgtatttgacaACGTAAGAAAATTAGCAGTTAATGCAGCGTTTCGTCTCCGTAGGGTTCATTTCAACATGGCAGCTTCCTTGATGTAGGCACACAGTCCCCGTCTGAACACTCATTTAAAGAGGCCAGTTGTATATTTTCGGCCGGCCTAACGAGTTGTCTAGTTTGATTCTAATTTAACCAGCTATAACCATATGATTGGCCCGTGTTAAAGCTGAATAAATGTTTCAGGCTCTGGAAATGGTCAGAAAGCCGTTTCCTAGCTgcaggctaatgctaacttagccGGCCAGTCAGGCAGTAGCAACCATTCGAAAGCTTAATTTCTGAAAGTTTCCGTGTTTGACTGGCTGATGTTCACATTGGTAGTGTTGGTTGTTACTTGTGATGTGTTGAATTTGCTGTGGTGATGCATGACTTGACCATGTTTTCTTTGCGGCAGACATGGGCAAGTTTATGAAGCCTGGGAAGGTGGTGATGGTCCTAGCTGGACGCTACGCCGGACGCAAAGCTGTCATCGTGAAGGTAAAACATGGCTGTGGCTGGACGATATCTACTTCTCACAAAGATTTCATTCTAAACGTACATGCTGAGTATTGACATCTATCTGCAGTGGGGTTAACTGCTTTTCAACATGCAACTCGCATGATCTGACACCAGCAGTAATCAGTCGCTTCACCGAAATCTAATCATAGTAAAGGAAACTACAGGAATGATTAAACATCACAAGTTTTTCCATTGTGGGAGGTCAGCGTCTgatatgtcttttttattaaTGCCTCTTTGCAGAACATTGATGATGGCACAGCTGACCGTCCTTACAGCCACGCTCTGGTCGCAGGCATCGACCGCTATCCCCGTAAGGTGACCACGACCATGGGCAAGAAGAAGATTGCCAAGAGGTCCAAGATCAAGGCCTTCGTCAAGGTGTTCAACTACAACCACCTCATGCCCACCAGGTTGGTGTTTTCTGTCGATACTAATGATTTCCTGTGATAGGACATTTCCATTGTTTTACTGAAATTTTGGGTGATGGCCGTTTTACTGATGCTGGTGTAGCAAATGTACAGCACTTATTCTTCAATGATGCAAACGTAGCGACGGGTTGAGACAGCAAAATGTCTTTTAGGGGCTGACGTGAAATTCTCCTTGTGTGAATATATCTACTACTTCAGTTAAAAGGTCAGGTGGAGGCCTGTGGTCAGCTAAAGGCTACTCGCTGTAGAAATCAGTTAAACCCTTCATcacttttagatttttttttgtttgaattcTGTGACTATGAAGCAATGTTTTATTCCCAAGTGCAGCGCCAATGCATTCTGAATTTGGTATAGCAGCTACTGTTGCATTTAGAGCCAGCCACCAtaacaaactgaagaaaaaacaggTTCTCAGATACTATAGCTGATGACCATAATAAATCTATTTATCATTGAATTGCCCAGATGAagtctttgtttctgtggtcaGGATAATTCACAATATCATTAACAGAAAGCTTAAAATGGGAATTTACAGTGTAGAAAAGTTTGGAAACTTCACACAAGCCATTGTGCTAACCTAAATTAATTCTGGTCCTGGTATTTCTGTAGCTTCTATGGGCCAAACCTCTTCACCTTACAGTTTTAAAAATTTACATTAGTCATTGTAAATGTCTGAGACAGTCCAAACGTTGTATATTCTATATCCTTCCTGACATAGAAAGCAGAGACCGTAGctctacttttattttataaatgttttgtttggagCTGATGGAACAAGTTATGGATTCAGATCCAATGTTTTTCCTCTAAAATGAGCATTGTGCACTCTCTCAGAAACTGTTGATTCCCTGAAAGTAAACCTGCTCACCTTTGGAAGTGGTTCTGTTGTTGCCCCATGTACAGGAATCAGTTCAGCTGTATTGTCATAGTTCGTGGATGTTAAGCTGTCAGCAGGTTGTGTAAATTAAATTGAGAAACGAGATTTGGTTTGAAGTAGGTTGGatgatggttttgtttgtaaatCTGAACTTAGACACTGAATGTTGTTCTGGAGCAATGTTTAACATGacaaatgattttaaaacaaaggtTTTAAACACAATAACATGAGAGAGACTTAAATATGTTAGTGTGTGCCTAAATTGTTAATTTAATCAGCTGTATAGAGGGCTGCATAACTTCAGGTAACCATTGAATTCCACTTTATGTGCCAGATGTGGACAGTTTATGGCATGGCACACCCAGTGATGATCTGACTGGTGATAAAGAAATGCTCGTCTTCTTTAGCTCATGTGTGAGACACTTCTAATGTAAAACTGCTCAGCTGTTTTACATCAGAAAGTTGTAAATGTGGACTTTAACACAAGCTAAAGTGACTTTCTGCTCAACAAGCCATACTGGGATAAGTGGAGGGTGTAATAACTTTATCGatctgctgttttccttcagATACTCTGTGGATATTCCTCTGGACAAAACTGTTGTGAACAAGGACGTCTTCAGGGATCCTGCCCTCAAGCGCAAAGCCAGGCGGGAGGCCAAGGTCAAGTTTGAGGAGAGGTGATTCCCCTGTTAGAGTTCATGTAGTTCTGTTGAATTCCTGTTTTCCTGAACACCACCTCGGCTTCATATTATGTTTGTTAATATGAGGGATGCTTCAGAGGACAACTGAAATAAGTTCTCAAATGTACATCAGATCCATGTATTCTCATTTTACCTTCAGAGGCCGTTCACTCAGATATATAATGGCAGAGCAGTGTCACTTAAAGTTCAGTTTCAgaacaaatcaaacagaaatatggCCTTCACAACACGCTGTTGTTGTGACAAACCGAACATCTTTGTGTGACAGACACACCTGTCACGTGTAGAGTCATGTCTTTCAGGCTTGTTTGTTTTAGTGGAATATTCCTCCTGTTGGCAAACATTAGTAATTAGATCAAAAAGccttccagctgctgcagtgtgatgtcGGTTGTGAGAAGCTAGTTTAGATAAGTTTAGATGTAGTTAACTTGGTTACGTGtgctacatttgttttttttctgtttccaggtACAAGACGGGCAAGAACAAGTGGTTCTTCCAGAAGCTCAGATTCTAACTTCACCtgatttcacaaataaaagttttaaaaatgcattttgattttCGACTCTTTATTGACATTTTCTATCTTTTGA of Chelmon rostratus isolate fCheRos1 chromosome 17, fCheRos1.pri, whole genome shotgun sequence contains these proteins:
- the rundc1 gene encoding RUN domain-containing protein 1 isoform X2 produces the protein MSTEELSASDSEAAFAGAGERWAPVGAVASPEDESGSGTAGRPTQRCSSSATEEEMAVRLEKLEEEQDLLNSSLLALTSHFAQVQFRLKQIVHAQSEEKERMLAELEEFAFRGCPHVVGCRAQDAKQLENSSEREKRERLEAQREKQKDLIFQLKTQLDDLERFAYQEGSYDSLPQSVVMERQKVIIDELIKKLDVNLNEDIGNLSPEELRQRVDAAIAQIVNPARVKEQLVEQLKTQIRDLEMFISFIQDEVGNPLLSDGGLSQQPQAAGTNARTPGVKKKVDPEQAQKMRETGLQLIQKALAVLQIFAASQFGCAPGHIPQSVWPQESTGQDYGPLLQRLEAAVDKVRVLGSCRQPSLEHVVNYTSNAALGPRDELTTSVRKELAFALKDLLAHGLFSPSQTMSLVLAPISCLLPYRPAPQTMHPWELFVKYYHSKNGRAFVESPARQLSQSFSLPIGGGPVTVTPKQSLLWAIHTVLKEHGRYKRGPDTEFKALVCMALNEQRLVSWLNLLCKSGTLIHPHYQSWSYMAQTGFEGALRILGRISHLKFNLPVDLAVRQLKNIKDAF
- the rundc1 gene encoding RUN domain-containing protein 1 isoform X1, which produces MSTEELSASDSEAAFAGAGERWAPVGAVASPEDESGSGTAGRPTQRCSSSATEEEMAVRLEKLEEEQDLLNSSLLALTSHFAQVQFRLKQIVHAQSEEKERMLAELEEFAFRGCPHVVGCRAQDAKQLENSGDLSEREKRERLEAQREKQKDLIFQLKTQLDDLERFAYQEGSYDSLPQSVVMERQKVIIDELIKKLDVNLNEDIGNLSPEELRQRVDAAIAQIVNPARVKEQLVEQLKTQIRDLEMFISFIQDEVGNPLLSDGGLSQQPQAAGTNARTPGVKKKVDPEQAQKMRETGLQLIQKALAVLQIFAASQFGCAPGHIPQSVWPQESTGQDYGPLLQRLEAAVDKVRVLGSCRQPSLEHVVNYTSNAALGPRDELTTSVRKELAFALKDLLAHGLFSPSQTMSLVLAPISCLLPYRPAPQTMHPWELFVKYYHSKNGRAFVESPARQLSQSFSLPIGGGPVTVTPKQSLLWAIHTVLKEHGRYKRGPDTEFKALVCMALNEQRLVSWLNLLCKSGTLIHPHYQSWSYMAQTGFEGALRILGRISHLKFNLPVDLAVRQLKNIKDAF
- the rpl27 gene encoding 60S ribosomal protein L27, whose protein sequence is MGKFMKPGKVVMVLAGRYAGRKAVIVKNIDDGTADRPYSHALVAGIDRYPRKVTTTMGKKKIAKRSKIKAFVKVFNYNHLMPTRYSVDIPLDKTVVNKDVFRDPALKRKARREAKVKFEERYKTGKNKWFFQKLRF